In the Flagellimonas sp. HMM57 genome, one interval contains:
- a CDS encoding CcoQ/FixQ family Cbb3-type cytochrome c oxidase assembly chaperone has protein sequence MLKFVKNHMESIEGIASYPMISLLIFFVFFVLLFWWVFTATKAHIKEMEELPLDNDYHNQN, from the coding sequence ATGTTGAAATTTGTTAAGAACCATATGGAGAGTATAGAAGGTATCGCAAGTTACCCTATGATATCCTTATTGATTTTCTTCGTGTTTTTCGTATTGCTGTTTTGGTGGGTTTTTACAGCTACCAAAGCACATATAAAAGAAATGGAAGAACTCCCTTTAGATAACGATTACCATAACCAAAATTAG
- a CDS encoding sulfite exporter TauE/SafE family protein: MLLSALALGLLGSLHCLGMCGPIAFMLPLERDNKVKKATQLFIYHSGRLLAYGIIGMLFGFLGKGLSLFGMQQKLSIGIGVIMILLVVLPSKYFNKYQFSRPIYKVLGKVKSKLGAELKKKTPDAFLTIGFLNGFLPCGLVYMALLGAIAFGNPLQGGLYMVLFGAGTVPLMTLVVFSEGLLGSPIKSKIRKLVPIFVLLIGVLFIIRGLGLGIPYVSPKVAPTDLVSSAIECHEP; the protein is encoded by the coding sequence ATGTTGTTATCCGCTCTGGCATTGGGTTTATTGGGAAGTCTGCACTGTTTGGGCATGTGCGGACCCATAGCCTTTATGTTGCCGTTGGAAAGGGATAACAAGGTCAAAAAAGCAACGCAGCTTTTTATCTACCATTCAGGACGTTTGTTGGCATATGGAATAATTGGTATGCTCTTTGGCTTTTTGGGCAAGGGACTATCGTTGTTTGGGATGCAGCAAAAATTATCCATTGGTATAGGTGTGATTATGATTCTTTTGGTAGTGCTGCCAAGTAAATATTTTAATAAGTATCAATTTTCAAGACCTATTTATAAAGTTCTGGGAAAAGTGAAATCAAAACTAGGTGCAGAACTTAAAAAAAAGACCCCAGATGCGTTTTTGACCATTGGGTTCTTAAATGGATTCTTGCCTTGTGGATTAGTATATATGGCGTTGTTGGGTGCCATTGCCTTTGGTAACCCATTGCAAGGGGGACTTTACATGGTACTTTTTGGAGCAGGCACTGTTCCATTAATGACTTTAGTAGTCTTTTCCGAAGGGTTATTGGGGAGTCCGATAAAATCTAAAATTCGAAAATTGGTTCCGATATTTGTATTGTTGATTGGGGTACTTTTTATCATCAGGGGGCTTGGGTTGGGAATTCCATATGTTTCTCCCAAAGTCGCTCCTACAGATTTAGTATCCTCTGCAATTGAATGTCATGAACCCTAA
- a CDS encoding FixG Ig-like domain-containing protein, protein MESIQKPKGLIRYASEDEINKKSKFRFTARMKGYTAVLTILTGVLIGMLFLRNELEANILRLPGQLYERKANNIISNVYTYKILNKTSDDIEDISFQLMSHKGEIKMVSQAGFKVSAEQLAEGTLFIEINSSALTGDKDRLKIGVYSGEKLIETTVTQFLAPRSYH, encoded by the coding sequence ATGGAAAGCATCCAAAAGCCCAAAGGGCTTATTCGTTACGCCAGTGAAGATGAGATAAACAAAAAATCCAAGTTTAGGTTTACCGCCCGTATGAAAGGGTATACGGCAGTTTTGACCATATTGACAGGGGTTTTGATTGGAATGCTTTTTCTTAGAAATGAACTGGAAGCAAATATCCTAAGGCTTCCGGGTCAATTGTACGAAAGAAAGGCCAACAACATCATCAGTAATGTGTATACCTATAAAATATTGAACAAAACATCTGATGACATCGAGGATATCAGTTTTCAGCTGATGTCACACAAGGGAGAGATTAAGATGGTATCCCAAGCTGGTTTCAAGGTATCGGCAGAACAACTGGCAGAAGGAACGTTGTTCATAGAAATCAATAGCTCGGCATTGACTGGAGACAAGGATAGGTTGAAAATTGGAGTATACAGTGGAGAGAAACTTATAGAGACTACCGTGACCCAATTTTTGGCCCCACGGAGTTATCATTGA
- a CDS encoding FixH family protein, with protein sequence MKLNWGTSIVLAFIAFISFILYFVVRMSMDDSVNHDLVTDDYYKQELAYQKEIDASNSASEMGVDLKLEKSEEGLKIFFPEQYDHKKIKGTVSLYRPSNKHLDVDFPISLSKTHLLIPDNSLLDGRWDIKIKWQYQGKHFLHKEKLVY encoded by the coding sequence ATGAAATTAAATTGGGGAACAAGTATCGTACTGGCTTTTATAGCGTTCATTTCGTTTATACTCTATTTTGTGGTAAGAATGAGCATGGACGATAGTGTAAACCATGATTTGGTGACCGATGATTACTACAAACAGGAATTGGCATATCAAAAAGAAATCGATGCTTCTAACTCAGCTTCAGAAATGGGCGTAGACCTAAAACTGGAGAAATCCGAAGAAGGGTTAAAGATTTTCTTTCCAGAACAGTACGACCATAAAAAAATTAAAGGTACAGTGTCCCTTTACAGACCGTCTAACAAGCATTTGGATGTTGACTTTCCTATAAGTTTGTCCAAAACACATTTGCTCATACCTGACAATAGCTTGCTGGACGGTCGCTGGGACATTAAAATAAAATGGCAATACCAAGGTAAACACTTTTTGCACAAAGAGAAACTGGTCTATTAG
- a CDS encoding cbb3-type cytochrome c oxidase N-terminal domain-containing protein — protein sequence MSTRTPWWIRIPVLFFIIFGLMEYFIDSGDKPAIIEYPITQFFMLMVLLILIAIELILSSIENVMLLTLSPEAKERYLEAKNKKREWTWINNIYKRLTKTRAIEKEGEIIMDHNYDGIRELDNVLPPWWVYMFYATIVFAIVYLIRFHIAGDYDQKLEYEQEVAAAKIAIEEYKKTAKDLVDVNTVEFLADASDLSAGEKIFTTNCVACHMADGGGGIGPNLTDEYWILGGGIKNVFNTISEGGRDGKGMIAWKQSLKPAEMAQVASYILTLGGTTPANPKAPEGEIWVDPDASESEKTEEAVPAEQAVDSTDVAMN from the coding sequence ATGAGCACAAGAACACCTTGGTGGATACGCATTCCGGTCCTATTCTTCATCATCTTCGGATTAATGGAGTACTTTATAGATTCAGGTGATAAACCAGCCATTATCGAATACCCTATTACGCAGTTCTTTATGCTAATGGTATTACTGATTTTGATAGCTATTGAATTGATTTTGAGTTCCATTGAAAACGTAATGTTGCTAACCCTTTCTCCTGAAGCCAAAGAGCGTTATCTGGAAGCAAAGAACAAAAAACGGGAATGGACCTGGATCAATAACATCTACAAGCGCCTTACAAAGACCCGTGCCATTGAAAAAGAAGGAGAGATTATCATGGATCACAACTATGATGGTATTCGTGAGCTTGACAACGTTTTGCCTCCTTGGTGGGTATACATGTTTTATGCAACCATTGTTTTTGCAATAGTGTATTTAATACGTTTTCATATTGCAGGGGATTATGATCAAAAACTGGAATACGAACAAGAAGTTGCAGCTGCTAAAATTGCTATAGAAGAATATAAGAAAACAGCAAAGGATTTGGTGGATGTGAACACTGTTGAATTTCTTGCTGATGCATCGGATTTGAGCGCAGGTGAAAAAATCTTTACCACGAACTGTGTTGCCTGTCATATGGCAGATGGTGGCGGTGGAATTGGCCCGAACCTAACGGATGAGTATTGGATTTTGGGTGGGGGCATCAAAAATGTCTTTAACACCATATCTGAAGGCGGACGTGATGGTAAGGGTATGATTGCATGGAAACAAAGCTTAAAGCCTGCTGAAATGGCACAAGTGGCAAGTTACATCTTGACCTTGGGAGGTACCACGCCGGCGAATCCCAAGGCACCGGAAGGTGAGATTTGGGTAGATCCAGACGCCTCTGAATCAGAAAAAACAGAAGAAGCAGTTCCAGCAGAACAAGCTGTAGATTCTACAGATGTTGCCATGAACTAA